A window of Gloeocapsopsis sp. IPPAS B-1203 contains these coding sequences:
- a CDS encoding NB-ARC domain-containing protein, whose protein sequence is MYKTILGMNSDEALAIVEKALAEEPLSKLQASVFRYAWEEQPYQEIAKELGYEVGYLKQTGSQLWQVLSRAFGEKVSKSNVQLVLKRKAREFVDSHSSQPKSSIQNPQCDWGNSPDVSIFYGRNVELATLEQWIIGDRCRWIGLFGMGGIGKTCLAVKLAHEIHSHFDYIIWRSLRNAPPILDLLADLIQFLSQQHETDLPNTLDGCILRLLHYLRAHRCLLIFDNGETVMRSPKSDDYNQLLKCIAQTLHQSTLILTSREKPSPIAVEEGELLPVRSLQLSGLNESAIKKIFHTKGDFTASHPEWKLLIDHYAGNPLALKIVAAGIQIFFDSSISNFLELLPQGTILFKDIRNLLASQINHLPELEQHILYWLAINREPVTLSELKTDIIPQIALGELLDAIAALERKCLIDKVAPTFIENGRFTLQPVVMEYVTDRLIHQFCEEITHKNLHCFNSHALVKVTTKDYVRETQKRLILQPITDKLISNSSQAKLETKFQKILCELRETQQTTGYAGGNILNILCYLQINLSGWDFSQISICQAYLCRSNLQQVNFTSANFAKSVFTDTFSQVLSVAFSPDGKLLATGDVNHEIHVWQVADGKILTSCKVDAGWLWCVAFSPNGRWLASGANCTVNLWDVQTGECIKSFPGYTDRVFSVAFSPDGHFLASGSEDRLVRVWDVKTGELLHTFAGHTDEVRSVAFAPQHYAHSRQGMLLASGSFDGTVRVWNLNTGELQIVEHQQKVWCVAFSPDGRIIASGSSDRTIKLWDIRTRTNIKTLTGHSQQIRTVAFSRDGQTLASGSDDQSVRLWNYHTGEVLRVLKGHTSWISAVVFSPNTYLLASSSEDRSVRLWDSRTNFCLKTLQGHSNGVWCVAFSPDGTQLASGTQDRLIRFWDTTTGKQLTSLQGHTGWIWSVAFHPDGNILASGSEDRTIRLWDTQTRQHLATLKGHADAVFAVIFSPDGKTLFSGSLDGTIKIWNIPQASQQTWQGHRGGVWSIALSLDGTLLASGSQDQTIKLWDIKTGCCIKTLSGHTSWIRACAISRDRQYLVSGSADGVIKVWQIETGQCIQTLQAHQGPVLSIVFEPSGENFATCGTDATIKLWQWHPACTTLKTLHGHSKWVRFLAYNSDGLLASCSQDETIKLWNFKGDRNVSHKTLQVPRPYEGMNITNVQGLTSATITTLKMLGAVDSNTTIKSID, encoded by the coding sequence ATGTACAAAACAATTCTGGGTATGAATAGTGATGAAGCACTAGCGATTGTTGAAAAAGCTTTAGCTGAAGAACCTTTAAGTAAGTTACAAGCATCTGTATTTCGCTATGCATGGGAAGAACAACCATATCAAGAAATTGCTAAAGAACTCGGTTATGAGGTTGGCTATCTCAAACAAACAGGTTCACAATTATGGCAAGTTCTCAGTCGCGCTTTTGGTGAAAAAGTCTCTAAAAGCAATGTACAGTTAGTCCTTAAGCGTAAAGCAAGAGAGTTTGTTGATAGTCACTCTTCACAGCCTAAAAGTTCTATTCAAAATCCTCAATGTGATTGGGGTAATTCTCCTGATGTTTCTATCTTTTACGGGAGAAATGTAGAATTAGCAACATTGGAACAGTGGATTATCGGCGATCGCTGTCGTTGGATTGGCTTGTTTGGAATGGGCGGAATTGGCAAAACCTGTCTCGCAGTAAAGTTAGCCCATGAAATTCACAGTCATTTTGATTACATCATCTGGCGGAGTCTGCGGAATGCACCACCGATTTTAGACTTATTGGCAGATTTAATTCAATTTCTGTCGCAGCAACACGAAACTGATTTACCAAATACCCTTGATGGTTGCATTCTACGTTTATTACACTACTTGCGCGCTCATCGTTGTTTACTGATTTTCGATAATGGCGAGACAGTGATGCGATCGCCTAAGAGTGATGATTACAATCAGCTACTTAAATGTATTGCTCAAACTCTTCATCAAAGCACATTAATTCTCACAAGTCGCGAAAAGCCAAGCCCAATCGCGGTGGAAGAAGGAGAACTTTTACCTGTGCGATCGCTGCAGCTTTCAGGTTTAAATGAAAGTGCTATTAAGAAAATCTTTCACACTAAAGGGGATTTTACTGCGTCACATCCAGAATGGAAACTATTAATTGACCATTATGCAGGTAATCCTTTAGCTTTAAAAATTGTTGCTGCAGGTATTCAGATTTTTTTTGATAGTAGTATTAGCAACTTTTTAGAACTCCTGCCCCAAGGTACTATCCTTTTTAAGGACATCAGAAATTTATTAGCAAGTCAAATCAATCATTTGCCAGAATTAGAACAACATATTCTGTACTGGTTAGCAATTAACCGAGAACCTGTAACTTTATCGGAACTCAAAACAGATATCATTCCCCAGATAGCTTTAGGTGAATTATTAGATGCGATCGCTGCTTTAGAAAGAAAATGCCTAATTGATAAAGTTGCACCTACGTTCATTGAAAACGGTCGATTTACGCTCCAGCCTGTAGTCATGGAATATGTAACCGATCGCTTAATTCATCAATTTTGTGAAGAAATTACTCATAAAAATCTACATTGTTTTAATTCGCACGCGCTTGTTAAGGTAACAACAAAAGATTATGTACGCGAAACACAAAAACGCCTCATACTTCAACCAATTACAGATAAATTAATTAGTAATAGTAGTCAAGCAAAGCTAGAAACAAAATTTCAAAAAATTCTTTGTGAGTTGCGTGAGACTCAACAAACAACTGGTTACGCAGGTGGCAACATACTCAATATACTTTGCTATCTACAAATTAATCTTAGTGGTTGGGATTTTTCACAAATTAGTATTTGCCAAGCTTACCTATGTCGCAGTAATTTACAACAAGTTAATTTCACCTCAGCAAACTTTGCTAAATCTGTTTTTACTGATACCTTTAGTCAAGTTTTATCGGTTGCTTTTAGTCCTGATGGTAAGTTACTCGCGACAGGCGATGTCAACCATGAGATTCACGTCTGGCAAGTTGCTGATGGAAAGATACTTACTTCTTGTAAAGTCGATGCAGGTTGGTTGTGGTGTGTTGCTTTTAGTCCAAATGGTCGCTGGTTAGCAAGTGGTGCTAATTGCACCGTAAATTTGTGGGATGTACAGACAGGAGAATGCATTAAATCATTTCCAGGATACACTGACCGCGTATTTTCTGTTGCTTTTAGTCCTGATGGACATTTTTTAGCAAGTGGTAGTGAAGACCGTTTAGTACGAGTTTGGGATGTCAAAACTGGTGAATTATTGCATACTTTTGCCGGACATACCGATGAAGTGCGTTCGGTTGCTTTTGCACCACAACATTATGCACACAGTCGTCAAGGAATGTTGTTAGCTAGCGGTAGTTTTGATGGTACTGTGCGTGTTTGGAATCTTAATACAGGCGAGTTGCAAATTGTAGAACATCAACAAAAGGTGTGGTGTGTCGCTTTTAGTCCAGATGGTCGTATCATCGCAAGTGGCAGTAGCGATCGCACAATTAAACTTTGGGATATCAGAACCAGAACAAATATTAAAACTCTAACAGGTCACTCGCAGCAAATTCGCACCGTTGCGTTTAGTCGTGATGGACAAACCCTTGCCAGTGGCAGTGACGATCAATCAGTACGCTTATGGAACTATCATACAGGCGAAGTCTTACGAGTACTTAAAGGACATACTAGTTGGATATCAGCTGTCGTATTTAGTCCCAATACCTACCTATTAGCTAGCAGTAGTGAAGATCGATCCGTGCGTTTGTGGGATAGCCGGACTAATTTTTGTCTCAAGACTTTACAAGGACATAGCAATGGCGTTTGGTGTGTTGCTTTCAGTCCCGATGGTACTCAACTTGCAAGTGGAACCCAGGATCGCTTAATTCGCTTCTGGGATACAACCACAGGTAAACAGTTAACTAGCTTACAAGGACATACCGGCTGGATTTGGTCAGTTGCGTTCCATCCTGATGGAAATATCTTGGCGAGTGGTAGCGAAGACCGCACAATTAGATTATGGGATACTCAGACACGACAACATCTAGCAACGCTCAAAGGACACGCTGATGCGGTGTTTGCCGTCATATTTAGCCCTGATGGTAAAACACTGTTTAGTGGTAGTCTAGACGGTACTATCAAAATTTGGAATATACCTCAAGCGTCTCAGCAAACTTGGCAAGGACATCGCGGCGGTGTGTGGTCAATTGCTTTAAGCTTAGATGGAACGCTACTAGCAAGTGGTAGTCAAGATCAAACGATTAAACTTTGGGATATTAAAACAGGTTGCTGCATTAAAACGCTATCTGGACATACGAGTTGGATTCGTGCGTGTGCCATAAGTCGCGATCGCCAATATCTTGTCAGTGGTAGTGCTGACGGCGTGATTAAAGTTTGGCAAATCGAAACAGGGCAATGCATTCAAACGCTACAAGCGCATCAGGGTCCAGTATTATCAATTGTTTTTGAGCCTAGTGGCGAGAACTTTGCAACGTGTGGTACTGATGCAACAATCAAACTTTGGCAGTGGCATCCTGCCTGTACAACTTTAAAGACTCTACACGGACATAGTAAATGGGTTAGGTTCCTAGCTTATAACTCAGATGGACTTCTTGCAAGTTGTAGTCAAGACGAAACAATTAAGCTTTGGAATTTTAAGGGCGATCGCAATGTCAGCCACAAAACACTACAAGTTCCTAGACCTTATGAGGGCATGAATATTACAAATGTTCAAGGTTTAACTTCTGCAACTATAACTACACTAAAAATGCTTGGTGCTGTTGATTCAAATACTACAATAAAATCGATAGATTAG
- a CDS encoding DUF4126 domain-containing protein, whose product MLELLAALSAAAAASMRIAVPLLIVAVLHDDFSLGLPLLTYIPSVAIASLLISGSLIELVGSKQRLSQRLLQLVQLLFSPFVGAILAVSVTTGASLPNWLFGAVGALLAFVLQLVQAGWFYHLRGFPLWVAFLQDALCILLIFLAVNAPQVGGLIALISLLIAVRSMRNLHRWYKQQ is encoded by the coding sequence ATGCTCGAACTTTTAGCCGCACTATCTGCGGCAGCGGCAGCTAGTATGCGTATTGCCGTGCCCTTGTTGATTGTGGCTGTCTTGCATGATGATTTTTCCTTAGGCTTACCACTACTTACGTATATTCCTTCAGTTGCGATCGCGAGTTTATTAATTAGTGGCTCTTTAATCGAACTTGTTGGTAGTAAACAACGGTTAAGTCAGCGACTTTTACAATTAGTCCAACTCCTATTTAGTCCGTTTGTGGGTGCAATCTTAGCTGTGAGTGTAACAACTGGCGCGTCACTTCCAAATTGGTTATTTGGTGCTGTTGGCGCGTTACTTGCCTTTGTATTACAACTCGTCCAAGCTGGTTGGTTTTACCACCTACGCGGTTTTCCTTTGTGGGTTGCTTTTTTGCAAGATGCTTTGTGTATTCTCCTAATCTTTTTAGCAGTGAATGCACCGCAAGTTGGAGGCTTAATCGCCTTGATATCGTTATTGATAGCAGTGCGTAGTATGAGAAATCTACACCGCTGGTACAAACAACAATGA
- the hemH gene encoding ferrochelatase, protein MGRIGVLLLNLGGPDQLEDVGPFLFNLFSDPEIIRLPFPWLQKPLAWFISTRRTKLSQENYRQIGGGSPLRQITDEQAAALETQLRNQGHEAKVYVGMRYWHPFTEEAIARIKRDTIERLVILPLYPQFSISTSGSSFRLLQRLWQEDPKLEKIEYTVIPSWYKQPGYLQAMAQLIAQELDQFPNPDAVHVFFSAHGVPKSYVEEAGDPYQQEIEECTELIMQTLNRPNAHTLAYQSRVGPVEWLQPYTEDALKELGAQGVENIAVVPISFVSEHIETLQEIDIEYREVAEEAGIHHFCRVPALNTHPVFIQAMVDLVEEAVKNPSLKLSQVTQMKKKVRMYPQERWEWGMTTTAEVWNGRLAMLGFLALVIELITGRGLLHFVGIL, encoded by the coding sequence ATGGGTCGAATTGGGGTACTATTACTCAATCTAGGTGGACCGGATCAACTAGAAGATGTCGGACCGTTTTTGTTTAACTTGTTTTCTGACCCAGAAATCATTCGTCTTCCCTTTCCTTGGTTACAAAAACCCCTAGCTTGGTTTATTTCTACTCGGCGAACGAAGCTGTCGCAAGAAAACTACCGCCAAATTGGAGGTGGTTCACCGCTACGTCAGATCACCGACGAACAAGCCGCAGCATTGGAAACACAGTTACGCAACCAAGGACACGAAGCCAAAGTATACGTCGGGATGCGTTATTGGCATCCATTTACTGAAGAGGCGATCGCCCGCATCAAACGCGATACTATCGAACGCTTAGTAATATTACCTTTATATCCTCAATTTTCAATCAGTACCAGTGGTTCTAGTTTCCGGTTACTACAAAGACTGTGGCAAGAAGATCCGAAACTTGAAAAAATTGAATACACTGTGATTCCTTCTTGGTATAAGCAGCCAGGATATTTGCAAGCAATGGCGCAGTTAATCGCCCAAGAACTCGATCAGTTTCCTAACCCTGATGCAGTTCACGTCTTTTTCAGTGCACATGGTGTACCCAAAAGCTATGTTGAAGAAGCAGGCGATCCTTATCAACAGGAAATTGAAGAGTGTACTGAATTAATTATGCAGACGCTCAATCGACCTAATGCCCATACGCTAGCTTATCAAAGTCGTGTTGGCCCTGTAGAGTGGTTGCAACCTTACACAGAAGATGCACTCAAGGAACTTGGCGCGCAAGGTGTAGAAAACATCGCAGTTGTTCCAATTAGCTTTGTTTCTGAACACATTGAGACACTGCAAGAAATCGATATTGAGTATCGTGAAGTAGCAGAAGAAGCAGGAATTCATCACTTTTGCCGCGTTCCCGCACTAAACACTCACCCTGTATTTATTCAGGCGATGGTTGACTTGGTAGAAGAAGCGGTGAAGAACCCCAGCCTGAAGCTGTCGCAAGTGACTCAAATGAAGAAGAAAGTCAGAATGTACCCACAGGAACGTTGGGAGTGGGGGATGACGACGACAGCAGAAGTCTGGAACGGGCGTTTAGCGATGTTAGGCTTTTTAGCGTTAGTGATTGAGTTGATTACAGGACGCGGGTTACTACACTTTGTCGGAATTCTATAA
- a CDS encoding SDR family oxidoreductase codes for MNRKILVTGATGNVGREVVRLLYHEGYHIKAAVRNLKNVDDTLTSQVEYVIFDFQQHNTLSPALQGVSKLFLVRPPAIAQVKRYINPAIDAAIVAGVQHIVFLSLLGAEDNLIVPHAKIESYIKSVGVSYTFLRASFFMQNLSTTHQEDIKHNEIFIPAGKGKTSFVDVRDIAAVAVKALTESGHDNQAYALTGDEALDYYQVAELFTKVLGKSVIYTNPSILQFFIRMSQRGLTFPFIAVMIAIYTTARLGLAATVTKDVEQILHRKPIRMQQFIADYRECW; via the coding sequence ATGAATCGTAAAATCTTAGTTACAGGTGCAACTGGTAATGTCGGTCGTGAAGTGGTGCGCTTGCTCTACCATGAAGGGTATCACATCAAAGCTGCGGTACGAAATTTAAAAAATGTTGATGATACATTAACTTCTCAAGTGGAGTACGTCATTTTTGACTTTCAGCAGCACAATACATTGAGTCCTGCATTACAGGGTGTTAGCAAACTTTTTCTAGTACGTCCTCCGGCGATCGCACAAGTCAAACGATATATCAACCCTGCAATTGATGCAGCTATAGTAGCGGGCGTTCAACATATTGTTTTTTTATCTTTGCTAGGCGCAGAAGATAACCTCATTGTTCCTCACGCGAAGATTGAGTCATATATCAAATCAGTCGGCGTATCCTACACATTTTTGCGGGCTAGTTTCTTTATGCAAAACCTCAGCACTACGCATCAAGAGGATATCAAACACAATGAAATATTTATTCCCGCAGGTAAAGGTAAGACAAGTTTTGTTGACGTGCGCGATATTGCCGCTGTCGCGGTAAAAGCATTAACTGAATCTGGGCACGATAACCAAGCGTATGCACTAACTGGAGATGAAGCACTAGACTACTATCAAGTCGCGGAGCTTTTCACCAAGGTACTTGGCAAATCAGTTATTTATACTAACCCGTCTATTCTCCAATTTTTTATCAGAATGTCTCAACGAGGTCTAACCTTTCCGTTTATTGCTGTCATGATTGCCATCTACACAACAGCGCGGTTAGGACTTGCAGCAACAGTTACTAAAGATGTCGAGCAGATTTTACATCGTAAACCGATTCGGATGCAGCAGTTTATCGCAGATTATCGAGAATGTTGGTAA
- a CDS encoding nucleotidyltransferase family protein: MPVETKAQVISLLQEYQQELHRFGVRRCGVFGSFARDTAIHDQSDVDILVAFEPDQKTFDNFIHLSFFLENLFGRAVDLITVESLSPYIGPHILDEVEYVSLGS; this comes from the coding sequence ATGCCTGTAGAAACAAAAGCTCAAGTAATATCTCTGCTTCAAGAATATCAACAGGAATTACATCGCTTTGGAGTTAGACGTTGTGGTGTTTTTGGTTCATTCGCGCGTGACACTGCAATCCACGATCAAAGCGATGTCGATATTTTGGTTGCTTTTGAGCCAGACCAGAAGACTTTTGATAACTTTATACACCTATCCTTTTTTCTAGAAAATCTTTTTGGCAGAGCAGTTGATCTCATCACTGTTGAGTCACTAAGTCCCTACATTGGTCCGCATATTTTGGATGAGGTGGAGTATGTCTCCCTCGGCTCGTGA
- a CDS encoding DUF86 domain-containing protein — protein sequence MSPSAREYLQHILDETTYIMTSSTSLDKTQFVQDETLKRAYVRSIEVIGEAVKQLPDGLRQKYNAIEWRAMAGMRDRLIHNYFGVDYDIVWDVVINKIPGLDAEIKLILKQEYS from the coding sequence ATGTCTCCCTCGGCTCGTGAGTATTTACAACACATTCTTGATGAAACAACCTACATCATGACGAGTTCAACGAGTTTAGACAAAACGCAATTTGTGCAAGATGAAACGCTCAAGCGTGCTTACGTTCGTAGTATTGAAGTAATTGGCGAAGCTGTCAAACAGTTACCAGATGGGTTGCGTCAAAAATACAATGCTATCGAATGGCGGGCTATGGCAGGAATGCGCGATCGATTGATCCACAACTATTTCGGCGTTGATTATGACATTGTTTGGGATGTTGTAATTAATAAAATCCCTGGATTGGACGCTGAAATCAAGCTAATTCTCAAGCAAGAATATTCATAG